A stretch of the Vitis riparia cultivar Riparia Gloire de Montpellier isolate 1030 chromosome 13, EGFV_Vit.rip_1.0, whole genome shotgun sequence genome encodes the following:
- the LOC117928370 gene encoding uncharacterized protein LOC117928370, producing the protein MVMAKDRDMLKDGGVGSDLVEEKIRRLPAGGEGWDKKMKRKRSVGAVFTRPMDSDGELKRAMHHKLNNETGLLAGDAQGIRSGSSNGSSGANKLDGTSLSASSNARVTQKTELEKASLSRDHTAGLNKERLVAKGSNKLNIREDNNVVTPSPIIKGKASRGPRTGPVVANSSLNFPRTSGALEGWEQSPGVNKIHSIGATNNRKRPMPTGSSSPPMAQWGGQRPQKISRTRRANLVSPVSNHDEVQISSEGCTPDFGARMASTGNSGSLLARGVGNGSQHGKMKLENVSSPARLSESEESGAGENRSKEKGMGSCEAEERSVNGIQNVGPSVLLAKKNKILIREEIGDGVRRQGRSGRGSAFSRASISPMREKFENPTTTKPLRSARPGSDKNGSKSGRPPLKKQSDRKALTRIGQTPNSGSPDFTGDSDDDREELLAAAKFTGDANYLACSGSFWKKWNLFSLLSTWRTHPI; encoded by the exons ATGGTAATGGCAAAAGACAGAGATATGCTTAAGGATGGTGGTGTGGGATCTGATCTGGTTGAAGAAAAGATTCGCAGACTGCCTGCTGGAGGTGAGGGTTGggacaaaaaaatgaaaaggaaacgATCAGTAGGTGCTGTTTTTACCAGACCCATGGATAGTGATGGAGAGTTAAAACGAGCGATGCATCATAAGCTTAACAATGAAACCGGTCTGCTAGCTGGTGATGCTCAGGGTATCAG ATCAGGATCTTCTAATGGTAGTAGTGGTGCTAACAAGTTAGATGGTACATCCTTGTCTGCCAGTTCAAATGCCCGTGTGACACAGAAGACTGAACTGGAAAAGGCCTCTCTCTCAAGGGATCACACAGCTGGATTGAATAAGGAAAGGCTTGTAGCAAAAGGAAGCAATAA GTTAAATATCCGCGAGGACAATAATGTAGTCACTCCTAGCCcaataataaaaggaaaggCTTCAAGGGGACCACGAACTGGCCCTGTGGTGGCAAATTCATCTCTTAATTTTCCTCGCACATCTGGAGCACTGGAAGGCTGGGAACAGTCTCCAGGTGTAAACAAAATCCATTCAATAGGTGCAACTAATAATCGCAAGCGTCCTATGCCCACAGGATCATCCTCTCCCCCCATGGCTCAGTGGGGAGGTCAGAGACCACAAAAAATCTCTCGCACTAGGAGAGCAAATCTTGTCTCTCCTGTCTCAAACCATGATGAAGTGCAAATATCATCCGAAGGCTGCACTCCTGATTTTGGCGCTAGAATGGCTTCCACTGGGAACAGTGGGTCGCTTCTTGCCAGGGGTGTGGGTAATGGCTCTCAACATGGTAAAATGAAACTCGAAAATGTTTCTTCTCCCGCCAGATTATCTGAAAGTGAAGAATCTGGTGCTGGTGAAAACAGatcaaaggaaaaaggaatGGGCAGTTGTGAAGCAGAGGAAAGATCTGTAAATGGAATTCAGAATGTTGGGCCTTCAGTGTTGCTTGCaaagaagaacaaaattctaattaGGGAAGAAATCGGAGATGGTGTGCGGAGACAAGGACGAAGTGGAAGGGGCTCGGCATTTTCTAGGGCTAGCATATCACCAATGAGGGAAAAGTTTGAGAATCCAACTACAACAAAACCACTTCGAAGTGCAAGGCCTGGTTCTGATAAGAATGGAAG CAAGTCAGGCCGTCCTCCTCTTAAAAAACAGTCAGATCGAAAGGCACTTACACGTATAGGGCAAACTCCAAATAGTGGTTCTCCGGATTTCACAG GTGATTCAGATGATGATCGTGAAGAACTACTAGCAGCTGCAAAATTCACTGGTGATGCTAACT ATCTTGCCTGCTCTGGTTCATTCTGGAAAAAATGGAACCTTTTTTCGCTTCTGTCAACTTGGAGGACACATCCTATTTGA
- the LOC117928371 gene encoding uncharacterized protein LOC117928371, translating into MNQIGSKESARSENLVDQCQDGDAAIYGRLNAERRFNKVTPLYQRVLSALIIEDETEEEENGGQRNMSVQYSRDDSSAGTCLNVDIDPQRRDEMESEYDSVLGLRLQNIYSPEKFSCNGSTTFNKAPTVFNPSCSDDLLHGVHISKHSDVGSLSDIFHDCLDVPQAVQPNGSGISSFEFRYEQMSLEDKLLLELHSIGLNPETVPDLAEGEDEVINQEIMELEKKLYQQVGKKKMHLNKLSKAIQEGKQVEERALEQVALNRLVEMAYKKQLATRGSSGSKSGVSKVSKQLALAFMKRTLDRCRKFEETGKSCFSEPALRDVILAAPLCSNDAESIIHPEGLKCQPEPRASGSFTNRAGRNDYNNDKIERGLLDTHETLNHSSDQDFAKKWPNIEQRKEEGSAA; encoded by the exons ATGAATCAAATTGGATCTAAGGAGTCTGCTAGGTCTGAGAATTTGGTTGATCAATGCCAGGATGGTGATGCTGCCATATATGGAAGATTGAATGCAGAAAGAAGGTTTAACAAAGTTACCCCACTGTACCAAAGAGTATTATCAGCTCTTATCATAGAAGATGaaactgaagaagaagaaaatggtggACAAAGAAATATGTCTGTCCAATATTCTAGAGATGACTCTTCTGCTGGCACTTGCCTTAATGTTGATATTGACCCTCAAAGAAGGGATGAGATGGAATCTGAATATGATTCTGTCTTGGGTCTTCGACTGCAGAATATATATTCCCCTGAGAAATTTTCTTGTAATGGGAGTACCACCTTTAACAAGGCCCCAACTGTGTTCAATCCTTCATGTAGTGATGACCTTCTTCATGGAGTTCATATTTCTAAGCATTCAGATGTTGGGTCTCTCTCTGATATTTTTCATGACTGCCTGGATGTTCCACAAGCTGTTCAGCCAAATGGTTCTGGCATTTCTTCCTTTGAGTTCCGATATGAGCAGATGTCGCTGGAAGACAAACTGTTGCTGGAGCTGCATAGTATAGGCCTAAATCCAGAGACTGTG CCTGATCTAGCAGAAGGAGAGGATGAAGTAATTAATCAAGAAATTATGGAACTTGAAAAGAAACTTTACCAACAG GTtgggaagaagaagatgcaCTTAAACAAATTATCTAAAGCTATTCAAGAGGGGAAGCAAGTGGAAGAACG TGCCCTTGAGCAGGTTGCATTGAATAGACTTGTTGAGATGGCATACAAAAAGCAGTTG GCCACTCGAGGAAGCAGTGGGTCAAAAAGTGGTGTCAGTAAGGTCTCAAAGCAACTTGCATTGGCTTTTATGAAGAGGACTCTTGATAGATGtaggaaatttgaagaaacagGCAAAAGTTGCTTTAGTGAGCCTGCACTTCGAGATGTTATTTTGGCTGCACCTCTTTGCAGCAATGATGCAGAATCTATAATTCATCCTGAAGGTCTTAAGTGTCAACCAGAGCCCAGGGCATCAG GCTCCTTTACCAACAGGGCTGGGCGGAAtgattataataatgataaaattgaaAGGGGATTATTAGACACACATGAAACACTAAACCACTCATCTGACCAAGATTTTGCCAAAAAGTGGCCCAATATTGAACAGAGGAAAGAAGAAGGAAGTGCTGCTTGA
- the LOC117928372 gene encoding uncharacterized protein YnbD-like has translation MGVGISVLIGLKATAMFFLFASLRIYGFTFLSMPFLYASLVSLLVSIAAHPSINLPMLLGKNPDGSFPIWAIIMFSPFLYFVRLFSILRRFSNREEPYTEIYEGIYVGGWPSSPDNLPPGDPAIVDCTCEFPRASHSVGNAYLCVPTWDTRSPQPSEIEMAVRWACRKREQKRPIFVHCAYGMI, from the coding sequence ATGGGTGTGGGAATATCAGTTTTGATAGGATTGAAGGCGACAGCGATGTTCTTTTTGTTTGCATCCCTTAGAATCTATGGTTTCACATTTTTATCCATGCCCTTTTTGTATGCTTCTCTAGTTTCTTTATTAGTATCCATAGCTGCTCACCCCTCGATCAATCTCCCCATGCTTCTGGGGAAGAACCCAGATGGGAGTTTTCCCATCTGGGCAATTATTATGTTCAGTCCATTCTTGTATTTTGTTCGATTGTTTTCCATTCTGCGAAGATTCAGTAATAGGGAAGAGCCTTATACCGAAATTTATGAGGGTATCTATGTTGGAGGGTGGCCTTCCTCGCCTGATAATTTGCCACCCGGTGACCCTGCCATTGTGGATTGCACTTGTGAGTTTCCCAGGGCTTCGCATTCTGTGGGGAATGCTTATCTTTGCGTTCCAACTTGGGACACGAGGTCTCCTCAACCTTCTGAAATTGAAATGGCTGTTCGATGGGCTTGTCGAAAGAGAGAGCAGAAAAGGCCTATCTTTGTTCATTGTGCATATGGTATGATATGA
- the LOC117927739 gene encoding L-aminoadipate-semialdehyde dehydrogenase-phosphopantetheinyl transferase-like isoform X2, producing MEKGVERWAVDISEWNPTSHQFSFALSLLPQHHHSSITRFVKMEDRKRALVSRLLQYALVHQVLGIPFHQIIIKRTIEGKPYLEYDEVNLEFPNFNFNTSHQGDYVAIASEPLCLVGLDIVSPVIPGKETILEFVRNFSQYFSAWEWGCIVNAGTSDEILVEFYRYWSLKEAFVKAMGTGLAYRLDNVEFCHTNWTNIYVNMNGIHSKRSPKVSC from the exons ATGGAGAAGGGAGTAGAGAGATGGGCAGTGGATATATCAGAGTGGAACCCGACTTCTCATCAATTCTCTTTTGCTCTCTCTCTTCTTCCCCAACATCACCACTCCTCTATCACCAg ATTTGTGAAAATGGAAGATCGGAAACGAGCACTTGTGAGCCGGTTGCTTCAGTATGCTCTAGTGCATCAAGTGTTGGGAATCCCATTCCACCAAATAATCATTAAGCGCACAATTGAAGGCAAACCCTATCTG GAATATGATGAAGTTAACCTGGAATTtcccaattttaatttcaatacatCCCATCAAGGTGACTATGTGGCCATAGCTTCTGAACCACTATGCCTTGTAGGATTGGATATTGTTTCTCCTGTCATTCCAGGGAAAGAGACAATTCTAGAATTCGTCCGAAACTTCTCGCAGTATTTTTCTGCTTGGGAATGGGGTTGTATAGTTAATGCTGGCACTAGTGATGAAATTTTGGTTGAGTTTTATAG ATATTGGTCTCTAAAAGAAGCATTTGTGAAAGCCATGGGGACTGGACTGGCATACAGGTTGGACAACGTGGAGTTCTGTCACACGAACTGGACCAACATATATGTAAACATGAACG GTATCCATAGCAAGAGGTCACCCAAGGTTAGCTGCTGA
- the LOC117927739 gene encoding L-aminoadipate-semialdehyde dehydrogenase-phosphopantetheinyl transferase-like isoform X1 encodes MEKGVERWAVDISEWNPTSHQFSFALSLLPQHHHSSITRFVKMEDRKRALVSRLLQYALVHQVLGIPFHQIIIKRTIEGKPYLEYDEVNLEFPNFNFNTSHQGDYVAIASEPLCLVGLDIVSPVIPGKETILEFVRNFSQYFSAWEWGCIVNAGTSDEILVEFYRYWSLKEAFVKAMGTGLAYRLDNVEFCHTNWTNIYVNMNGEDKNEWRFWLSELGKGHLVSIARGHPRLAAESYKRTLKRVDFGEEEYRLGLHLPNASFKLQTVEQLVSVQGRADYGIPTDNKVHRFEADEVVNGEI; translated from the exons ATGGAGAAGGGAGTAGAGAGATGGGCAGTGGATATATCAGAGTGGAACCCGACTTCTCATCAATTCTCTTTTGCTCTCTCTCTTCTTCCCCAACATCACCACTCCTCTATCACCAg ATTTGTGAAAATGGAAGATCGGAAACGAGCACTTGTGAGCCGGTTGCTTCAGTATGCTCTAGTGCATCAAGTGTTGGGAATCCCATTCCACCAAATAATCATTAAGCGCACAATTGAAGGCAAACCCTATCTG GAATATGATGAAGTTAACCTGGAATTtcccaattttaatttcaatacatCCCATCAAGGTGACTATGTGGCCATAGCTTCTGAACCACTATGCCTTGTAGGATTGGATATTGTTTCTCCTGTCATTCCAGGGAAAGAGACAATTCTAGAATTCGTCCGAAACTTCTCGCAGTATTTTTCTGCTTGGGAATGGGGTTGTATAGTTAATGCTGGCACTAGTGATGAAATTTTGGTTGAGTTTTATAG ATATTGGTCTCTAAAAGAAGCATTTGTGAAAGCCATGGGGACTGGACTGGCATACAGGTTGGACAACGTGGAGTTCTGTCACACGAACTGGACCAACATATATGTAAACATGAACGGTGAGGACAAGAATGAGTGGAGATTTTGGCTTTCAGAGCTAGGAAAAGGACATTTG GTATCCATAGCAAGAGGTCACCCAAGGTTAGCTGCTGAGAGTTATAAGAGAACACTTAAACGGGTGGATTTTGGGGAAGAGGAATATCGCTTAGGTCTTCATCTTCCAAATGCAAGTTTCAAGTTGCAAACTGTGGAACAACTCGTTTCAGTCCAGGGCAGAGCAGATTATGGAATTCCTACTGATAACAAAGTTCACAGGTTTGAAGCTGATGAAGTAGTCAATGGTGAGATTTGA